In the genome of Aspergillus luchuensis IFO 4308 DNA, chromosome 2, nearly complete sequence, one region contains:
- a CDS encoding non-ribosomal peptide synthetase (COG:Q;~EggNog:ENOG410PK2R;~InterPro:IPR000873,IPR009081,IPR006162,IPR036291, IPR036736,IPR010080,IPR002347,IPR013120,IPR042099, IPR020845;~PFAM:PF00501,PF00106,PF13561,PF00550,PF08659, PF01370,PF07993;~SMCOG1002:AMP-dependent synthetase and ligase;~antiSMASH:Cluster_2.9;~go_process: GO:0055114 - oxidation-reduction process [Evidence IEA]) has translation MTIIDVTKDLSALFSKQVQATPDALALEDDKTTYTYAELDRAVDALTRRLHHYRVGRDTLVGVLLPRSSDYVIACLAALRAGGAFLVLELAYPPELLDDVIRDGNPAVIITCRAEVGKIKADVPLISLDEPATETNGVSDLPPPPADDDLDRLAFVSYSSGTTGKPKGIANPHRAPVLSYNLRFGVQDLTPNDRVACNVFFIWEILRPLLRGAAVVAVPDDISYDPAALVDLLAAKRITETLMTPTLLATVLARHPHIGSRLPHLRTLWFNGEVVTTDLARRASQALPNTRLLNCYSACETHEIACGDIREMLDEKALYCPVGPPIDPKNTHILDDNRQPVENGVSGELYVAGPLLARGYLNLPETTAKAFTENPFDSTPGSRLYRTGDLARRLPSGLLEITGRVGSMIKLRGYSVVPAKVEYEITKNLAVRHCAVVAHGEGLERQLVAYIVRDKDHAPDRPVVEINEAGNSPGARRTLTQVLAHYMIPSLWVELEELPTHDVTGKVDLKRLPPPRTADHVNGNGKPVEKDSIGIDQVAAIWAVALKTARNLLKPSDDFFDLGGHSLSLADLSSRMSRHFGFRVPIARLAENATLAGHLQTVRDIRDGHTAAVQADLPAVLRADATLDEDIRPSKAAIRSVTDADTVLLTGVTGFLGAFLLHDLLESTSAHIICLVRFTDPADDDQPGGVARIRRNLLDLGLWRDSIMERVEILPGNLSRTRFGLSPEAFDELAARVQVIVHAAATVNLVYPYAALRGPNVGGTREVLRLACKGGATVQYVSTNGVLPPSGEKGWPEDAMLPVDDVPDKLLDGYGQTKWVAEQLVLEAGRRGLPVKIHRAGTISGHSQTGAANAWDLLSALFVESIKLGYAPEVEGWRAEMTPVDFVSKAIVHLASQTHAEQTVFHLGDPNPVDTRAVFASLNELGYPTKSLAWDDWVSLWNEKRSAVKGGDGGFTVDILRSGMPTVEFLRGIVVLDNAATRPFRAVVERPKVDRALLETYTRHWFARGWLPRPPLRQQGLNGTAKPAIKGPLSGKVAVVTGASSGIGAAVAAALGREGCHVALAARRLDALESLKGRITAHGGKVIARKTDVTSKEQVDALFKAANDELGPVDIIVSCAGVMYFTMMANVQTEEWERTVDVNCKGLLHCLSASVPGMLSRGGGHIVAISSDAGRKVFPGLGVYSASKFFVEATLQSLRLETAGMGLRVTSVQPGNTATDLLGMSTDAEAVKKYGEPSGAQILEPDNVADSIIYALRQPAHVSVNEVLIEPRDEPI, from the coding sequence CTCGGCGACTGCATCACTACCGGGTTGGACGGGACACTCTGGTGGGAGTTTTGCTCCCGCGCAGCAGTGACTATGTCATTGCCTGTCTGGCTGCTCTCCGCGCCGGCGGAGCATTCCTGGTGCTTGAGCTGGCCTACCCACCCGAGTTGCTGGACGATGTGATCCGGGACGGGAACCccgccgtcatcatcacctgcaGGGCCGAAGTCGGCAAGATCAAGGCCGATGTTCCACTCATCTCCTTGGACGAACCAGCCACGGAGACGAACGGGGTGTCCGATTTGCCTCCCCCGCCCGCAGATGACGATCTGGATCGTTTGGCCTTCGTTTCCTATTCGTCCGGCACCACGGGCAAGCCCAAGGGAATTGCCAACCCCCACAGAGCCCCGGTTCTCTCCTATAATCTCCGATTTGGCGTGCAGGATCTGACTCCCAACGATCGGGTTGCTTGTaatgtcttcttcatctgggaGATCTTGCGTCCCCTGTTGCGGGGAGCGGCCGTCGTCGCGGTGCCGGACGACATCAGCTACGACCCCGCCGCCCTCGTCGACCTCCTCGCGGCCAAGCGCATCACAGAAACCCTCATGACCCCGACTCTCCTCGCTACCGTCCTCGCCCGTCATCCGCACATCGGCTCGCGCCTGCCCCATCTCCGCACGCTGTGGTTCaatggggaggtggtgacCACCGATCTCGCCCGTCGCGCCAGTCAAGCCCTGCCCAACACCCGCCTCCTCAATTGCTACAGTGCCTGTGAAACACACGAGATCGCCTGCGGGGATATTCGGGAAATGCTCGACGAGAAAGCGCTGTACTGTCCGGTTGGGCCCCCGATTGATCCCAAGAACACCCACATTCTGGACGATAACCGGCAACCGGTGGAGAACGGGGTGAGCGGGGAGCTCTATGTGGCTGGTCCACTTTTGGCTCGCGGGTACCTCAACCTTCCCGAGACCACCGCCAAAGCCTTCACGGAGAACCCCTTCGATTCAACTCCGGGGTCCCGTCTGTACCGGACGGGCGATCTCGCTCGCCGGCTTCCTTCGGGCCTTCTCGAAATTACCGGTCGCGTGGGATCCATGATCAAGCTGCGCGGCTACTCGGTCGTACCCGCCAAGGTGGAGTATGAGATCACCAAGAACCTCGCGGTTCGTCATTGTGCCGTGGTGGCCCATGGCGAGGGTCTGGAGCGACAGTTGGTGGCATACATTGTCCGCGACAAGGACCACGCTCCCGACCGCCCCGTGGTGGAAATCAACGAGGCGGGCAATAGCCCGGGCGCGCGTCGCACCCTCACCCAGGTCCTGGCACATTACATGATCCCATCTCTCTgggtggagctggaggagctccCCACACACGATGTGACGGGCAAGGTTGATCTCAAACGCCTGCCTCCCCCACGCACGGCCGACCATGTCAACGGGAATGGCAAGCCCGTGGAGAAGGATTCGATCGGCATTGACCAAGTGGCTGCCATTTGGGCGGTCGCCCTCAAAACCGCGCGCAATCTGTTGAAGCCCAGCGATGATTTCTTCGATCTGGGTGGACACTCCCTGTCGTTGGCGGACCTCTCCTCGCGCATGTCCCGACACTTTGGCTTCCGCGTTCCGATCGCCCGGCTGGCGGAAAACGCCACCTTGGCGGGTCACCTCCAGACCGTTCGTGACATTCGCGACGGCCATACCGCCGCCGTTCAGGCCGATCTCCCCGCGGTTCTGCGGGCCGACGCCACTCTCGACGAGGATATCCGACCGTCCAAAGCGGCCATCCGCTCGGTCACCGACGCAGACACGGTGCTCCTGACGGGAGTGACGGGATTCCTTGGCGCCTTCCTCCTGCACGACCTGCTCGAGAGCACCTCGGCGCATATTATCTGCTTGGTCCGATTTACGGACCCGGCGGATGATGACCAGCCTGGTGGTGTGGCCAGAATTCGCCGAAACCTCTTGGACCTGGGACTATGGCGGGACTCCATCATGGAGCGCGTTGAGATCCTGCCCGGAAACCTGTCGCGGACCCGCTTCGGCCTCTCCCCAGAAGCCTTCGACGAGCTTGCCGCCCGCGTGCAGGTCATCGTTCATGCTGCGGCCACCGTCAACTTGGTCTACCCTTATGCGGCGCTTCGCGGGCCCAATGTCGGCGGTACGCGAGAAGTCCTCCGCTTGGCGTGCAAGGGTGGTGCGACCGTCCAATATGTCTCCACCAATGGCGTGCTCCCGCCGTCCGGAGAGAAGGGCTGGCCCGAGGACGCCATGCTCCCGGTGGACGACGTCCCCGACAAGCTGTTGGATGGATACGGTCAAACCAAGTGGGTGGCCGAGCAGCTGGTGCTTGAAGCGGGTCGTCGCGGATTGCCCGTGAAGATTCACCGTGCCGGAACCATCAGCGGCCATAGCCAGACGGGTGCCGCTAATGCCTGGGATCTGTTGTCGGCCTTGTTCGTTGAGTCGATTAAGCTCGGCTACGCGCCTGAAGTGGAAGGCTGGCGAGCGGAAATGACGCCCGTGGACTTTGTCAGCAAGGCTATCGTACATCTCGCCAGTCAAACGCACGCTGAGCAAACCGTGTTCCACCTCGGCGACCCGAACCCGGTCGATACACGGGCGGTCTTTGCATCTCTGAATGAGCTGGGCTACCCGACCAAGTCCCTGGCATGGGATGATTGGGTATCACTGTGGAACGAGAAGCGCAGTGCGGTCAAAGGTGGAGACGGTGGTTTCACCGTTGATATCCTCCGCAGTGGCATGCCCACGGTGGAATTCCTCCGGGGCATCGTCGTGCTGGATAATGCGGCCACTCGTCCTTTCCGGGCGGTCGTGGAACGGCCCAAGGTCGACCGGGCTCTGCTGGAGACCTACACGCGGCACTGGTTCGCTCGAGGCTGGCTGCCGCGGCCGCCGCTTCGCCAGCAAGGTCTCAACGGGACCGCGAAGCCTGCCATCAAGGGTCCGCTTAGCGGAAAGGTGGCCGTCGTGACGGGTGCCTCTTCTGGCATTGGAGCCGCGGTCGCGGCCGCTCTAGGTCGAGAGGGTTGCCATGTGGCGCTCGCCGCTCGGCGTCTCGACGCACTTGAATCACTCAAGGGCCGCATCACGGCGCACGGTGGCAAGGTTATTGCCCGGAAGACCGATGTCACGAGCAAGGAGCAGGTGGACGCTCTTTTCAAAGCGGCCAACGACGAACTTGGCCCCGTGGATATTATCGTATCGTGTGCCGGAGTGATGTACTTTACCATGATGGCCAACGTGCAGACTGAAGAGTGGGAGCGTACAGTCGACGTCAACTGCAAGGGCCTCCTCCACTGCCTCTCGGCAAGTGTGCCCGGCATGCTCTcgcgtggtggtggtcataTTGTCGCTATCTCCTCCGATGCTGGACGCAAGGTATTCCCCGGCCTGGGTGTGTACTCGGCCAGCAAGTTCTTCGTTGAGGCGACGCTGCAGTCGCTCCGCTTGGAGACAGCAGGTATGGGTCTGCGTGTGACCAGTGTACAGCCGGGCAACACGGCGACGGACCTTTTGGGCATGTCCACGGATGCCGAGGCCGTCAAGAAGTATGGCGAACCGTCCGGCGCACAGATCCTCGAGCCGGACAATGTGGCGGATTCCATTATATACGCGCTGCGCCAGCCGGCCCATGTCTCTGTCAATGAAGTGCTGATCGAGCCGCGGGACGAGCCGATCTAG
- a CDS encoding phytanoyl-CoA dioxygenase family protein (COG:Q;~EggNog:ENOG410PWJA;~InterPro:IPR008775;~PFAM:PF05721;~antiSMASH:Cluster_2.9) — protein sequence MPFNPNKYGDEVQKVSKDTPLEEIIYLLKRDGGVFIKGLISEEDVDQASQEAKPRLDADVEWNGSFFPAQTQRAPSLIAHSPTYTKTQVMNPLFHQVCDHFLTSRRWYWWGDEKKMSLSKPYVHSCTAMRIGPGAKAQPLHRDDYINHRYHTEIGHWDDVRDMERESAVGLFVAGCRVTRENGGTQFIPRSHLWGTERNTPPKVEQCIFADMEKGDGFIMLASAFHGGGSNITEDEYRLMFATFVVRGYLRQEENQFLAVPADVARTYDRETLEFMGYAMSEPACGYVDQMDPIYHLCPELKENERPRDF from the exons ATGCCATTCAATCCCAACAAATACGGCGACGAAGTCCAGAAGGTGTCCAAAGACACCCCACTAGAGGAAATCATCTATCTACTCAAACGAGACGGAGGTGTATTCATCAAAGGCCTCATctcagaagaagatgtcgaCCAAGCCTCCCAAGAAGCGAAACCTCGTCTCGATGCAGATGTAGAATGGAATGGCTCTTTCTTCCCGG CACAAACCCAACGCGCCCCATCTCTTATCGCTCATAGCCCGACCTATACCAAGACTCAAGTCATGAATCCTCTCTTTCACCAGGTATGCGACCATTTCCTAACTTCCAGGCGATGGTACTGGTGGGgagacgagaagaagatgtcttTGTCCAAGCCGTACGTGCACTCTTGCACGGCTATGAGGATCGGCCCTGGAGCCAAGGCGCAGCCCTTGCATCGTGACGATTACATTAACCATCGCTATCACACTGAAATCGGTCATTGGGATGATGTGCGAGACATGGAGCGCGAGTCTGCCGTCGGCCTTTTCGTAGCTGGTTGTCGCGTCACGCGGGAGAATGGAGGGACGCAGTTTATTCCTCGGAGCCATCTTTG GGGCACAGAGCGAAATACGCCTCCAAAGGTCGAGCAATGTATCTTCGCCGATATGGAGAAAGGCGATGGCTTCATTATGTTGGCGTCGGCATTCCATGGAGGGGGCTCTAATATCACCGAAGACGAGTACCGGTTGATGTTCGCCACGTTCGTCGTTCGAGGATACCTGCGCCAGGAAGAGAACCAGTTCTTGGCGGTGCCAGCCGATGTCGCGCGCACGTATGACCGGGAGACTTTGGAGTTCATGGGCTACGCCATGAGTGAGCCGGCTTGTGGTTATGTGGATCAGATGGATCCTATCTATCATCTATGTCcggagctgaaggagaatgagCGGCCGCGAGACTTTTAG
- a CDS encoding 2-deoxyribose-5-phosphate aldolase (COG:F;~EggNog:ENOG410PFNK;~InterPro:IPR011343,IPR028581,IPR002915,IPR013785;~PFAM:PF01791;~antiSMASH:Cluster_2.9;~go_component: GO:0005737 - cytoplasm [Evidence IEA];~go_function: GO:0003824 - catalytic activity [Evidence IEA];~go_function: GO:0004139 - deoxyribose-phosphate aldolase activity [Evidence IEA];~go_function: GO:0016829 - lyase activity [Evidence IEA];~go_process: GO:0009264 - deoxyribonucleotide catabolic process [Evidence IEA]), producing MAHKITVTLPQLAKMIDHSLLHPTMTDADIIAGLKIARDNHVATACVKPYAIPLAKKELAGSDVLVCPVIGFPNGNSATEIKVLEATAAAKAGGAEIDMVVNVGKVLGEDWDYVAEEIRQINEVVVSNGAVLKVIFENDYLRPEHIARLCEICTQIGVAFVKTSTGYGFVKQPDGAYNYRGATVQALKLMREKSGEKVQIKAAGGVRTLDDLLHVMSLGVTRIGATATVAILEDARRRGIGNEPVEVEFKPMAEAFGGY from the coding sequence ATGGCACACAAAATCACGGTGACCCTGCCCCAgttggcgaagatgatcgaccactctctcctccaccccaccatGACCGACGCCGACATCATAGCCGGCCTCAAGATTGCCCGCGACAATCACGTCGCAACCGCCTGTGTCAAACCCTACGCCATCCCCTTAGCCAAGAAAGAGCTTGCCGGATCAGACGTTCTGGTCTGTCCGGTCATCGGATTCCCCAACGGCAACAGTGCCACCGAGATCAAGGTCCTCGAAGCCACCGCTGCAGCCAAGGCTGGCGGAGCCGAGATCGACATGGTAGTCAATGTCGGCAAGGTCCTCGGGGAGGATTGGGACTATGTGGCGGAGGAAATTCGCCAGATCAATGAGGTTGTGGTTTCCAACGGGGCTGTTTTGAAGGTCATTTTCGAGAATGATTACTTACGACCTGAGCATATTGCTCGTCTCTGTGAGATCTGTACCCAGATTGGAGTTGCCTTTGTGAAGACATCGACCGGATATGGGTTTGTCAAGCAGCCTGATGGCGCGTATAATTACAGGGGTGCCACCGTGCAAGCTCTCAAGTTGATGCGGGAGAAATCGGGCGAAAAGGTGCAGATTAAAGCTGCGGGAGGAGTTCGTACATTGGATGATCTGCTGCATGTTATGAGTTTGGGTGTTACTCGCATTGGAGCCACGGCTACCGTCGCAATTCTGGAGGATGCCAGGAGACGTGGGATTGGGAATGAGCCTGTCGAGGTGGAGTTCAAGCCGATGGCGGAGGCATTCGGGGGATACTGA
- a CDS encoding transcription factor domain-containing protein (COG:K;~EggNog:ENOG410PMT0;~InterPro:IPR036864,IPR007219,IPR001138;~PFAM:PF00172,PF04082;~TransMembrane:4 (o235-253i280-305o311-329i350-367o);~antiSMASH:Cluster_2.9;~go_function: GO:0000981 - DNA-binding transcription factor activity, RNA polymerase II-specific [Evidence IEA];~go_function: GO:0003677 - DNA binding [Evidence IEA];~go_function: GO:0008270 - zinc ion binding [Evidence IEA];~go_process: GO:0006351 - transcription, DNA-templated [Evidence IEA];~go_process: GO:0006355 - regulation of transcription, DNA-templated [Evidence IEA]), translating into MEDSPGPRASPATKVPSACQRCRRQKLKCDIQRPCTLCTRAGVRCLPGSATRWRPYRHPQDTPASPTAQTPNTSAPRRHASSPHVIGSDQRPVETPTPGTSLHRKDRDWISSSTISLLGGAFNLHNVAAPGPPATDALPGAPLREPKSASPSVEVDTSEPSSSTALATCDPFSSVTGNLASLLPSFDAARLLVDTYFDRAHWFMLVFYQDEFRQRWPKLYGGSTERPSIYAHHHLGFLSTFLIVIAIGLQYTGPYRREILSRYGVEMALRDRILSVVRSGLLDIMSLGSLEAVQTCILLGTYYLYHGAPRLAWPVCGCGLRIAQALQLHRRQNPVQSTNLRTRNETRKRCWWAVYEVETFSAVAYGYPRSIRDDDCDVEPLDPSAKLQTMQSPGSFDEPLTSDPTLLSYKYFITKLSTITKGALDDLYRVRSHAASRSHPNSLDIQRIVRKVADYDSRLRHWEAEIPLPLQWRRVAHQSHYASAEEVDRDIGASGPSFENHIYQLQALALWLAYQNARILTYRPLLSYMLAARERTSKYNGDAAYSVDPFNASLNACRDAALGMSDILSSPLLEVVSETYAASFVSIHTFTAGVTLGILSSMDPLGPHSTENKSGLRKLIGIQDKLRSHSVAAQQGLTILQRLVKLVMEKELSVMMELSTSATTAHPNEPTITNPSSRQRMSDQVSDEPVARYDAIDPPGVPTAVVGSIARDIPAADGFAQYMHDPALAAALQDFDQALSNYAPRAQVVSHGSPDNPSFWPTTEGFPILEQSWMWGLEGAPFYGEHTGPSYGSSYTP; encoded by the exons ATGGAGGATAGCCCTGGTCCGAGGGCTAGTCCCGCCACCAAAGTCCCCAGCGCATGTCAGCGCTGTCGACGTCAGAAGCTAAAG TGCGACATCCAACGGCCTTGTACCCTCTGCACCCGCGCCGGGGTCCGCTGTCTTCCCGGTTCGGCGACCCGCTGGCGACCCTACCGGCATCCGCAAGATACGCCCGCATCACCAACGGCCCAGACACCAAATACAAGTGCCCCGAGACGCCATGCGAGTTCACCCCATGTCATCGGTTCTGACCAACGTCCCGTCGAGACGCCAACTCCAGGGACATCATTGCACCGAAAAGATCGTGATTGGATATCAAGCTCCACTATATCCCTTCTAGGCGGG GCATTCAACCTTCACAATGTGGCCGCACCGGGGCCACCTGCAACCGACGCACTGCCGGGAGCCCCATTGCGAGAGCCTAAATCTGCTTCACCGAGCGTTGAGGTTGACACATCTgagccttcctcttcaactgCACTCGCGACTTGCGATCCGTTCTCTTCCGTTACGGGGAATTTGGCGTCCCTACTACCCAGCTTTGACGCGGCCAGGCTTCTCGTAGATACATATTTTGATCGAGCGCACTGGTTCATGTTGGTCTTCTATCAAGACGAGTTTCGTCAGCGGTGGCCCAAACTGTACGGTGGCTCTACTGAGAGGCCTTCAATATAcgcccaccatcacctcggCTTTCTCAGCACCTTCCTGATCGTGATTGCTATCGGGCTGCAGTACACCGGGCCCTATCGACGTGAGATTCTCTCGAGATATGGGGTTGAAATGGCCCTTAGGGATCGCATTCTCTCTGTTGTGAGATCGGGGCTTCTTGACATCATGTCCCTCGGGTCTTTAGAAGCAGTTCAAACCTGCATTCTCCTTGGTACGTATTATTTATACCATGGTGCTCCACGACTGGCATGGCCAGTATGCGGATGTGGGCTTCGTATCGCCCAGGCTCTACAATTACACCGCCGGCAGAATCCCGTTCAATCGACTAATCTCCGAACGCGCAATGAAACTCGCAAAAGATGCTGGTGGGCAGTGTATGAGGTTGAAACCTTCTCTGCCGTAGCATATGGCTATCCACGCAGTATCCGCGATGACGATTGTGACGTAGAACCGTTGGATCCATCAGCCAAGCTTCAGACTATGCAGTCTCCAGGTTCGTTCGATGAACCTCTGACGTCGGATCCAACGCTACTTTCCTACAAGTACTTCATAACCAAACTATCTACCATCACTAAGGGAGCCTTGGATGACCTGTATCGCGTTCGCTCGCATGCAGCTAGCCGATCTCACCCAAATTCACTGGATATCCAAAGAATCGTTCGAAAGGTAGCCGACTACGACAGTCGACTCCGTCATTGGGAAGCAGAGATTCCTCTTCCACTCCAGTGGCGCAGGGTCGCTCACCAGTCTCATTATGCCTCTGCCGAAGAAGTCGATCGCGATATTGGAGCCTCAGGGCCTAGCTTCGAGAATCATATTTATCAACTCCAAGCTCTCGCTCTGTGGCTTGCGTATCAGAACGCACGCATTCTCACGTACCGTCCACTTCTTTCCTACATGCTGGCCGCTCGAGAACGAACCAGCAAGTATAATGGTGATGCTGCATATTCGGTCGACCCATTTAATGCCTCTTTGAACGCTTGTCGTGATGCGGCGCTCGGCATGTCGGATATTCTGTCAAGCCCGTTATTAGAAGTGGTTTCGGAAACCTATGCAGCTTCGTTTGTTAGCATTCATACATTCACAGCAGGCGTGACCCTCGGTATCCTCAGCAGCATGGATCCTCTGGGTCCACACTCTACCGAGAACAAGTCCGGACTCCGCAAATTGATCGGCATCCAGGACAAGCTCCGATCACATTCAGTTGCAGCGCAGCAGGGACTGACCATTCTTCAGCGCCTCGTAAAATTGGTCATGGAAAAAGAACTCAGCGTAATGATGGAATTGTCTACTTCTGCAACCACTGCGCATCCAAATGAGCCGACAATAACGAATCCTTCATCAAGACAGAGAATGTCGGACCAAGTCTCCGATGAACCAGTAGCTCGATATGATGCCATTGATCCTCCTGGGGTACCCACAGCAGTCGTAGGCTCCATTGCTCGGGATATCCCAGCTGCAGATGGATTCGCTCAATACATGCATGATCCTGCTCTAGCAGCTGCCCTTCAAGACTTTGATCAAG CTCTGTCAAACTATGCCCCTCGAGCCCAAGTAGTCTCTCATGGCAGCCCAGACAACCCGTCATTCTGGCCCACCACGGAGGGCTTTCCGATCCTGGAGCAGAGTTGGATGTGGGGTCTAGAAGGTGCACCTTTCTACGGGGAGCATACAGGTCCAAGCTATGGCAGTAGCTATACACCCTGA
- a CDS encoding uncharacterized protein (antiSMASH:Cluster_2.9) encodes MVHSNPTSPPYLLFRSTPTPSQQETGDGTTKAIKRALSDNDIQTIFFVNLITDHDDKAIVSNLNASRCYLTTEVEKEIYDKVQRNDLPSDTSLSAGFERGASRVEVLGDFLRKVSWLSIRCELPFQEKQLPSDKTYHQTKACLYQEIRKHLMASSLSHGIYTRLELVAKTIAERIVLSGDSSPQRKRFGVLVTSPGDRGPLSPRVLRYNQFEFDPAGLYLRSSLYVAQFVEDNFKGVRKGSTMDPRGFELVQGLTDQRSIDVYLPCPYVSNLWRACD; translated from the exons ATGGTGCACAGCAACCCAACATCCCCGCCTTACCTCCTATTCCGTTCCACTCCTACACCATCCCAACAGGAAACCGGCGATGGAACCACCAAAGCCATCAAGCGCGCCCTCAGCGACAACGACATCCagaccatcttcttcgtcaacCTGATCACCGACCACGATGATAAAGCCATCGTGTCCAATCTCAATGCCAGCCGCTGCTATCTCACTACTGAAgtagagaaagaaatctACGACAAGGTTCAACGCAACGACCTACCATCGGATACCTCACTCTCCGCCGGATTCGAACGGGGTGCTTCTCGAGTCGAGGTTCTGGGTGATTTTCTTCGGAAGGTATCGTG GTTAAGTATAAGATGCGAGCTACCGTTCCAGGAAAAACAACTCCCCAGCGATAAAACCTACCACCAAACCAAAGCCTGTCTGTATCAGGAGATACGCAAACACTTGATGGCCTCCAGTTTATCCCACGGGATATACACCAGATTAGAATTGGTCGCTAAAACTATAGCGGAGAGGATAGTCCTAAGCGGGGACTCGTCGCCTCAACGCAAGCGATTCGGGGTGTTGGTTACTTCGCCGGGGGACAGAGGTCCGTTGTCGCCACGTG TCCTTCGATACAACCAGTTTGAGTTTGATCCGGCCGGGTTGTATTTACGTTCCAGCCTATACGTTGCTCAGTTCGTTGAAGATAACTTCAAAGGGGTGCGAAAGGGTAGTACTATGGACCCTCGTGGCTTTGAGCTGGTGCAGGGTCTGACGGACCAGAGGTCTATAGATGTCTACTTGCCATGTCCTTATGTCAGTAATTTGTGGCGTGCGTGCGACTAG
- a CDS encoding uncharacterized protein (COG:S;~EggNog:ENOG410PY5J;~antiSMASH:Cluster_2.9) translates to MQIKLYRSLYTAIDMHFHQFLALITSTLITAAAGGQSLLPEQLFLDFPVAEVLNRTAWDMVEPWATEYCTAIAEQRYGDAIYARYNIFGDIKDGMLTLWDCTDEGPYRERNITVYEQIMEDARGYYDGYQVLYQEALDFYSSNSPNDSRRDIIEALNNVMYNGSGF, encoded by the coding sequence ATGCAAATCAAGTTATATCGCTCCCTTTACACTGCAATTGACATGCATTTCCACCAATTTCTTGCTCTGATTACATCGACCTTAatcacagcagcagctggtggacAAAGTCTCCTTCCCGAGCAGCTGTTCCTCGATTTTCCCGTTGCAGAGGTGCTCAATCGAACCGCCTGGGACATGGTGGAGCCATGGGCTACCGAGTACTGCACCGCCATTGCAGAGCAGCGATACGGGGATGCCATCTATGCCCGATACAACATCTTTGGGGACATCAAGGACGGCATGTTGACGTTGTGGGATTGCACTGATGAAGGGCCGTACCGTGAACGGAACATCACTGTGTATGAGCAGATCATGGAGGATGCTCGAGGGTATTACGATGGATACCAGGTCCTTTACCAAGAAGCGCTGGACTTTTATAGCAGCAACAGTCCCAACGACTCGCGGCGAGACATAATCGAAGCGCTGAACAATGTGATGTACAATGGGTCAGGCTTCTAG